ACTTATTATTTTACCTTTAGTCGACGAAGTTCGCAAACTTATGGACAGAAGATTCGATTATAGGTACAATGAGAACCGAAGAAAAGGATGGTAAAGATGATAAGAATAATAGCACTACTAATATTAGTAATTCCCGGAATGGGTGGAGTATTAGGCATAAAATTAATTAGAGATGCTCTTTTTGGAGTTGTCCATCCGTTATTCCCTAACTTTGTAGTGGAATTAATTGCCGGCATCCTCTTATTCCTTATTGGATTTGGTTTCGTAGGCGGTTTCATTTTCTACCGCGATCGAAAACGAAATAATGTGCAACCAAGGTTTCGTAAAAAGGGAGGGAACTCTTGATGGAACAATTTAGCGTAGCTTTTTTCGAAGAGAATTTTCACACTTACGCCGAGCAGAACGAAGATGTGTTTTCTAAGCATCAAGCAATGAACAGTTATTATGTTTCAATGGTTTCTACGTTAGTAAATGATAATATTAATAAGAATTCCGAAATTGTAAAACGAATTAGAAATTTGAATACAGCTTATCAGAACGCACGATAAACGAACCAAAAAGGGGCTGTCCAGAAAATCAGTGTATACTGACCTTTTGGACAGCCCCATTGTTAAATAACGATATTGATTTCTTAGAAATTCACTCCCTTTCCGCGGGCGAACCGCGAGCCTCCTCACTCACAGCAGATACCAGTAGTTTATGTTTGCTGCGGGTATCGCCTGGCTCGCTATTCCCGCAGGACAAGGAAAGCTTCGGCAGCTTTACATCGCACGAAGAAAATACGAATTTCATTTTCGAGGAGTGTCGTGAATTCGTTGAAATCAACAACAATGTTTGATGAAGGTGGCATTTTCCATTCTTCTTAATCCTGTTTGATTTTAAGGACTTATCAGACAGCCACTTTTTTTCCTTTGTAAAAATAAAAAGCATCACCTTTTGCCCAGCTTTACAAAAGGTGATGCCTTTTAATTAATATTATTGATGGACCTTTCAGCCAGCTTTATGTTCGATTCTGAGTTTATCAGCAACCATCGCAATAAATTCAGAGTTTGTCGGCTTTGCTTTCGACATGCTAACCGTATACCCAAAGAGGTTTGAGATTGAATCGATATTCCCTCTACTCCAAGCTACTTCAATCGCATGACGAATTGCTCTTTCTACACGGGATGCTGTCGTATTAAATTTCTTAGCGATATCTGGGTAAAGCACTTTTGTAATTGATCCTAATAATTCTATATCATTGTATACCATCGTAATGGCTTCGCGTAAGTACATATAGCCTTTAATATGTGCAGGTACCCCAATTTCATGAATGATACTCGTAATACTTGCGTCCAAATTCTTCGGTTTGAATTCTTTAGTGAACGATCGTGAAGATGAATGATGAGAAGAATTTTTGATGAATGACTTCTTCGTACCGCTAATCTGACGAATCTGATTCGTTAAATTCTCCATATCAAATGGTTTAAGAATAAAATATGAAGCCCCTAATTCAACTGCCTTCGACGTAACATCCTCTTGACCAAATGCAGTCAACATAATCACATTCGGCTTTGAACTCAAATTCAGTTCATGCATATTCTCAAGAACAGCCAACCCATCCAAATGCGGCATGATTATATCCAATACTAGGACATCAGGTGTTTCCTCTTCTAGTAACTCTAGACATTCCTTACCATTGTACGCAACACCAACAACATCCATATCATCTTGACTGGAAATATACTCATCCAATAGGCCAACAAGCTCTCTGTTATCATCAGCTAAACACACTTTAATATTTTGCAATTTGATGTTCCTCCTCACGTCTTTTCTAACTCATATGTATCAATTCCACAAAGTTTTTACAATTCCTTTTAATTTTCAATTTTTTTATCAAAAAATATCCAATTCTTTTTCTAGCTTCAATTTACTCTATTTTTCGACCCAATTTAAGGTTTGACACCTCGTATTTTAGTGTTCCATGTCGAATTTTCTTTATATTTAATATTATATCAAATGTTCCCATCCGTTTCTTTAAAAATTTTAGCTTGTTTGAGAATACTGTTGAATCCTTTAAAAAAAGTTGATGAAGAAAAATTCACGCGACTCCTCGAAAATGAAATTCGCATTTTCTTCGTGCGATGTAACACTACCGAAGCGTCCCTTGTCCTGCGGGATCAGCAAGCCTCGCATCTAACTTTTTAAAAAGGGGGTTCTTCGACTAACATCCACCATTTACTGTGGAAGGGAGGCTTGCGGAAAGCGAGTGAATGTAGAAGAAATCAACTATAACAGTTAACAAAAACCAAAAAAGCGAGCCTATTTCAGCTCGCTACTTTATCGCCATCTCTATTCCGTTCATAAATATTAATGCCAGCTTCACTTAACATCCATTCAATATGGACACCATACCCACTCGTAGGATCATTTACAAAAACATGGGTTACAGCTCCTATCACTTTTCCATCCTGGATAATCGGACTACCGCTCATCCCTTGTACAATTCCACCTGTTGCATCTAGGAGTTCAGGATCAGTAATCTTTACGACTAATCCTTTCGTTGCAGGAAACTTCTGTGGAACAGAGCTGACTATTTCAACATCATATTTTTTAACCTCTTCACCCTTTACAACAGTAAGGATTTCAGCATGTCCTTCTTTTACTTCGTGAGAAAGTTTAATGGGCATCGCCTTGTCCATAATCCCATTTCTCATTGGTGTGTTCATTTTCCCGAAAATCCCATATTGGGAATTTTTGAAAATGCTTCCGAGAACTTTTTCTCCGTCATTGAAACGTGCTAATTTCTCACCCGGTCTACCATGTGTCCCTTTTTCAATTGAAGTTACTGTAGATTCGATGATTTGACCATCATATACTTTAATTGGCTTTTTCGTATCCATGTCTGAAATAACATGTCCTAGTGCTCCATACTTACCAGAATCGGGGTGATAAAATGTCATCGTCCCCACACCTGCTGCTGAATCTCTAATGTACAATCCGATTCTAAATCTGGCGTCTGAAGCATCCTTTACAGGCGTTAGCTTCTTCATCAAAGTCTTTTTGTTACGTATGATTTTCAAATCAAGTGGTTGGTCAGATTCTCCACTCCTTTTTACGAAAGGACCCACTTCACTCAACTTCTGTATCGGTTTACCATTGATTTCTGTAATGATATCACCAATTTGAATGCCTGCCTTTTCACCGGGGGAAACCTCTCCCTTTGAAGTTCCGATTAAATGATGTCCTACGACCAAGACTCCAATCGTATTCAAGCGGACACCAATGTTTTGACCTCCAGGGATGATTTTGAACTCCGGAAGTACTTTTACATTCATTTTCTTAACGAGTAAATTGGATACTTGCATGTTAACTTCTGCTTGACCATCTTGAATTGCTTCTATTGAAAAGGACTGAGGATTGTTTTCAATATTGCCAAGTGACAAAATTGATTCTTCTTCATCTGAAGATTGTACGGTTGCATTAGGGTGTTTTTGATCTATCGTTAACCTTTCTCCCTGGAAAACCGTTATATCAGTTGGGATACTGAGATAGTCCTGTATAGGCTTAATGAAACCTAAGCTTATGAGGAATCCAAGGAGAAGAATGCCGACTAATTGTCTGTAATTGACTCTTTTCATTCAGTCACTCTCCTCATTCCTTACCCTACAACTTTTTTTGGTTGCCTTTATAATTTTACCTTTAGAGTGTGTTTCTATAACCATAACCAAAAAGAAAAAGCTACCCTCAATTGGATAGCTTTTCAAGAAGTAATTTTCACTTCATCTGCGAACTGTATCATTTCCTTTGCGTGACGCTTAGTCAGGTCTGTTATTTCAACTCCGGAAATCATCCGGGCAATTTCTTTAACCT
This Pseudalkalibacillus berkeleyi DNA region includes the following protein-coding sequences:
- the yvfG gene encoding protein YvfG; protein product: MEQFSVAFFEENFHTYAEQNEDVFSKHQAMNSYYVSMVSTLVNDNINKNSEIVKRIRNLNTAYQNAR
- a CDS encoding DUF2627 domain-containing protein, whose translation is MIRIIALLILVIPGMGGVLGIKLIRDALFGVVHPLFPNFVVELIAGILLFLIGFGFVGGFIFYRDRKRNNVQPRFRKKGGNS
- the spo0A gene encoding sporulation transcription factor Spo0A, yielding MQNIKVCLADDNRELVGLLDEYISSQDDMDVVGVAYNGKECLELLEEETPDVLVLDIIMPHLDGLAVLENMHELNLSSKPNVIMLTAFGQEDVTSKAVELGASYFILKPFDMENLTNQIRQISGTKKSFIKNSSHHSSSRSFTKEFKPKNLDASITSIIHEIGVPAHIKGYMYLREAITMVYNDIELLGSITKVLYPDIAKKFNTTASRVERAIRHAIEVAWSRGNIDSISNLFGYTVSMSKAKPTNSEFIAMVADKLRIEHKAG
- the spoIVB gene encoding SpoIVB peptidase; amino-acid sequence: MKRVNYRQLVGILLLGFLISLGFIKPIQDYLSIPTDITVFQGERLTIDQKHPNATVQSSDEEESILSLGNIENNPQSFSIEAIQDGQAEVNMQVSNLLVKKMNVKVLPEFKIIPGGQNIGVRLNTIGVLVVGHHLIGTSKGEVSPGEKAGIQIGDIITEINGKPIQKLSEVGPFVKRSGESDQPLDLKIIRNKKTLMKKLTPVKDASDARFRIGLYIRDSAAGVGTMTFYHPDSGKYGALGHVISDMDTKKPIKVYDGQIIESTVTSIEKGTHGRPGEKLARFNDGEKVLGSIFKNSQYGIFGKMNTPMRNGIMDKAMPIKLSHEVKEGHAEILTVVKGEEVKKYDVEIVSSVPQKFPATKGLVVKITDPELLDATGGIVQGMSGSPIIQDGKVIGAVTHVFVNDPTSGYGVHIEWMLSEAGINIYERNRDGDKVAS